One Edaphobacter bradus DNA window includes the following coding sequences:
- the fucP gene encoding L-fucose:H+ symporter permease: MQVSTSIGGSVKPASSEKRPVFPVGHLLPFVLVTVLFFLWGMSNNLTDILVQQFRKSFELSQFSAQLVQTANFFGYFCMAIPAALLMRRWGYKAGMVTGLVIFGIGMVLFWPAAVSGKYAPFLIALFTVGSGASILETAANPFIAQFGDPVTSEQRLNFSQSFNPPGTITGVLIGTYFIFSGIEPNAAQIAAMKQAGTYQAYLHTEIMRVVPTYLSFGAVVLLCALILSRTKFPAIQIEHEGAGEDHGSFGELLGQPLIWIAVAANFCNVGAQISSWSSLIPYMKQYTVVSERTAAHYLTATLIALALGRFISTPLMRYVRPSLMLGAYGVINAALMLVAVLRPGLMGAWAVVVSGFFLSIMFPTIFALGLKGLGRNTKIGGSLLVMAIVGGAIFPPVAGLIARHTGSLALGYVVPMAGFVGVAAYGFFQFTQRTLFSGPAY, from the coding sequence ATGCAGGTTTCGACTTCGATTGGTGGGAGCGTCAAGCCAGCTTCCAGTGAGAAGCGTCCAGTGTTTCCGGTTGGCCATCTGCTGCCGTTTGTTCTGGTCACGGTGCTCTTCTTTCTTTGGGGGATGTCGAACAACCTGACCGACATTCTGGTACAGCAGTTCAGAAAGTCGTTTGAGCTGTCGCAGTTCAGCGCGCAACTGGTGCAGACAGCGAATTTCTTCGGCTACTTCTGCATGGCGATTCCTGCGGCTCTGCTGATGCGGCGCTGGGGCTACAAGGCCGGCATGGTGACCGGCCTGGTGATCTTCGGGATCGGCATGGTGCTGTTCTGGCCGGCGGCGGTGAGCGGGAAGTATGCTCCGTTTTTGATTGCTCTGTTCACTGTGGGCAGCGGCGCGTCGATTCTGGAGACGGCGGCCAATCCGTTTATTGCGCAGTTTGGCGATCCGGTGACGTCGGAGCAGAGGCTGAACTTCTCGCAGTCGTTCAACCCTCCGGGGACGATCACAGGGGTGCTGATCGGGACCTACTTCATCTTCTCGGGCATCGAGCCGAATGCAGCCCAGATTGCGGCGATGAAGCAGGCCGGGACGTATCAGGCGTATCTCCATACAGAGATCATGCGCGTGGTACCGACGTATCTTAGCTTCGGCGCGGTGGTGCTGCTGTGCGCGCTGATTCTTTCGCGGACGAAGTTTCCGGCGATCCAGATCGAGCACGAGGGCGCGGGCGAGGACCATGGCAGCTTTGGTGAACTGCTGGGCCAGCCGCTGATCTGGATCGCTGTGGCGGCGAACTTCTGCAACGTGGGTGCGCAGATCTCGTCGTGGAGCAGCCTGATTCCTTATATGAAGCAGTACACGGTGGTGAGCGAGCGGACGGCGGCGCATTACCTGACCGCGACGCTGATCGCGCTGGCGCTGGGCCGGTTCATCTCAACGCCGTTGATGCGGTACGTGCGGCCGAGCCTGATGCTTGGAGCCTATGGAGTGATCAACGCGGCGCTGATGCTGGTCGCGGTCTTGCGGCCGGGACTGATGGGCGCGTGGGCGGTGGTAGTAAGCGGATTCTTCCTTTCGATCATGTTTCCGACGATCTTTGCGCTGGGCCTAAAGGGGCTAGGGCGGAATACGAAGATCGGAGGATCGCTTCTGGTGATGGCGATTGTGGGAGGGGCGATCTTTCCTCCAGTCGCCGGGTTGATTGCCAGGCATACGGGCAGCCTGGCGCTGGGATATGTGGTGCCGATGGCCGGATTCGTCGGCGTGGCGGCGTACGGGTTCTTCCAGTTCACCCAGCGGACGCTGTTCTCCGGACCCGCCTATTGA
- a CDS encoding xanthine dehydrogenase family protein molybdopterin-binding subunit — translation MSDPHQIVGQSPLRKEGKAKVLGRAQYVDDIELPGMWFGATVRSTIPRGRITSISFDPSIPWDEFTIVTAADIPGENTIVHITKDHPCLASTYVNHVAEPILLLAHSDRSVLPAAVDAVHITYEELPPVFTIEDSEAGKHIIWSGGEGEPPNTFKTYLMQKGDPRATESIFASADYVIEGEYSTGAQEQLYIENNGVIAEYDAEAGVTVRGSMQCPYYLVHALTLVFDLPEEKCRVIQTETGGAFGGKEDFPSVIGSHAALLAMKSGHPVKLCYDRAEDMAATTKRHPSRTRHRTAVSKEGKILAGEIDFAIDGGAYVTLSPVVLSRGTIHAPGPYHWPNLIVHAKAVATNIPPHGAFRGFGAPQSIFALERHMDKIAHTIGLSPEEFRRRNFLSTGDRTATGQLLSDPVDMQHMLNRALAESDYHAKRARFDEENPTSSIKRGVGLAAFFHGAGFTGSGERRLASEVAIDVDLQTARPRILVSSTEFGQGTNTILCQVAAQALGLPYDEVLIAQPDTHLVPNSGPTVASRTAMIVGKLVERASTQVLEKLRTEAGLPTPHTPEDFKRAVSRYGQQYDNLEVCLRYEAQGDIFWDDDHFCGDAYPAYAWAVYVAEVAVDTTTCSATVTNFHALQEVGRVLHPILAAGQVEGGVAQAIGYALYEKCIWDNGHLANNQMTNYIMPTSADLPPIHVSFEETPCIHGAFGAKGVGELPMDGPAPAILNAIEHATGIAFNHIPLLPEDIYERMSQSSNSGTEALSPAVAGPILSETTV, via the coding sequence ATGAGCGACCCTCATCAGATCGTTGGCCAGTCACCTTTGCGGAAAGAGGGCAAGGCGAAGGTTCTGGGCCGGGCTCAGTATGTCGACGACATCGAGCTGCCCGGCATGTGGTTCGGCGCGACTGTGCGCAGTACCATCCCGCGCGGCCGCATCACCTCCATCTCCTTCGATCCATCGATCCCGTGGGACGAGTTCACCATCGTCACGGCGGCTGACATCCCCGGCGAGAACACCATCGTCCACATCACCAAGGACCATCCCTGCCTCGCCTCGACCTACGTCAATCACGTCGCCGAGCCGATCCTTCTGCTGGCCCATTCCGACCGCTCGGTACTGCCAGCCGCAGTAGACGCAGTCCACATCACCTACGAAGAACTGCCTCCGGTCTTCACCATCGAAGACTCCGAGGCTGGCAAACACATTATCTGGAGCGGGGGCGAAGGTGAACCGCCAAACACCTTCAAGACCTACCTGATGCAGAAGGGCGACCCCAGGGCCACCGAGTCCATCTTTGCCAGCGCCGACTACGTCATCGAAGGCGAGTACTCCACCGGAGCCCAGGAGCAGCTCTACATCGAAAACAACGGCGTCATCGCCGAGTACGACGCGGAGGCCGGCGTCACAGTGCGCGGCTCCATGCAGTGCCCCTACTACCTCGTCCACGCACTCACTCTCGTCTTCGACCTGCCCGAAGAGAAGTGCCGAGTCATCCAGACCGAGACCGGCGGAGCCTTCGGTGGCAAGGAGGACTTTCCCTCCGTCATCGGCAGCCACGCCGCGCTGCTGGCGATGAAGTCCGGTCATCCGGTAAAGCTCTGCTACGACCGCGCCGAGGACATGGCCGCGACCACCAAGCGCCATCCTTCGCGCACGCGCCACCGGACAGCAGTCTCGAAGGAAGGCAAAATCCTCGCCGGCGAGATCGACTTCGCCATCGACGGCGGAGCCTACGTGACGCTCTCACCCGTTGTTCTCTCGCGCGGAACTATCCACGCTCCCGGCCCGTATCACTGGCCTAATCTCATCGTGCACGCCAAGGCCGTAGCGACGAACATCCCTCCGCATGGAGCCTTTCGCGGCTTCGGCGCTCCGCAGAGCATCTTCGCGCTCGAGCGCCACATGGACAAGATCGCTCACACCATCGGCCTCTCGCCGGAGGAGTTTCGCCGCCGCAACTTCCTCTCGACAGGCGATCGTACCGCAACCGGACAGCTCCTCAGCGACCCAGTTGACATGCAGCACATGCTCAACCGCGCGCTCGCCGAATCGGACTACCACGCGAAGCGTGCCCGGTTCGACGAGGAGAATCCAACCAGCAGTATCAAACGCGGCGTCGGCCTTGCTGCCTTCTTCCACGGAGCGGGATTCACTGGCTCCGGCGAGCGTCGCCTCGCCTCCGAGGTCGCCATCGACGTCGACCTTCAGACGGCACGCCCACGCATCCTCGTCTCATCGACGGAGTTCGGCCAGGGCACAAACACCATCCTCTGCCAGGTCGCCGCGCAGGCGCTCGGTCTGCCTTACGACGAGGTCCTGATCGCGCAACCGGACACGCACCTCGTCCCCAACTCCGGCCCCACCGTCGCGTCGCGTACGGCGATGATCGTCGGCAAGCTGGTCGAACGCGCCTCAACCCAGGTCCTCGAAAAGCTTCGCACCGAGGCCGGGCTTCCCACTCCGCACACACCTGAAGATTTCAAGCGAGCCGTCAGCCGCTACGGCCAGCAATATGACAACCTCGAAGTCTGCCTTCGCTATGAAGCACAGGGCGACATCTTCTGGGACGACGATCACTTCTGCGGCGACGCCTATCCTGCCTACGCATGGGCCGTCTACGTCGCAGAGGTTGCCGTCGATACCACCACCTGCTCCGCGACTGTTACCAACTTCCACGCACTGCAGGAGGTGGGCCGCGTCCTCCATCCCATCCTGGCTGCCGGCCAGGTCGAAGGCGGCGTAGCGCAGGCGATCGGCTACGCGCTCTACGAAAAGTGCATCTGGGACAACGGCCACCTCGCCAACAACCAGATGACCAACTACATCATGCCCACCAGCGCCGACCTTCCGCCCATCCACGTCTCCTTCGAGGAGACGCCATGCATCCATGGAGCCTTCGGCGCGAAGGGCGTTGGTGAACTTCCCATGGATGGTCCCGCGCCAGCCATCCTCAACGCCATCGAGCATGCCACCGGCATCGCCTTCAACCACATTCCGCTGCTCCCCGAAGACATCTACGAGCGAATGAGCCAGTCCTCGAACTCTGGCACCGAAGCCCTGAGTCCCGCAGTCGCTGGCCCCATCCTCAGTGAGACCACCGTATGA
- a CDS encoding S53 family peptidase encodes MARATGEKPAPPSSKLTVSVLVRRKKPLAAAHKLGKLRLTRAQFRANHAADPAVVKLVRAFAQEFGLTVERGTPAPERRIMKLTGTVAAIQKAFGVSLMHKTLDGATYRVREGGIKLPDELIGKVEAVLGLDNRPQAEPHFRVSGEQGAISSRLAQAGGFATPHASASSSFTPVQVAQLYKFPQPSDATGQTIGIIELGGGYRTKDLATYFKSLGRKAPTVVAVSVDGAKNSPSSANSADGEVMLDIEVAASVATGAKIVVYFAPNTDQGFIDAIGQAVHDTTNKPSVISISWGSAEVNWTAQSMQALDAACQSAAALGVTITVASGDNGSTDGVGNGQNNVDFPASSPHVLGCGGTRLQGSGSTISSEVVWNELASNEGAGGGGVSNVFPLPSWQSGSNVPKPTNSTGGRGVPDVCGDADPATGYNIRVDGQNMVIGGTSAVAPLWAGLIAVANKATGKSAGFLQPLIYSAKGKAAFNDITSGTNYEGTPVGFAAGPGWDACTGLGSPIASKLIGLLNVSSSAPSTKRRGGHTARPRKSRPPVKRRK; translated from the coding sequence ATGGCAAGGGCAACAGGAGAAAAACCCGCGCCACCATCCAGCAAGCTAACCGTCTCGGTTCTCGTGCGGCGAAAGAAGCCGCTCGCGGCGGCGCACAAACTAGGCAAGTTACGCCTCACCCGTGCGCAGTTCCGCGCAAACCATGCAGCCGACCCTGCCGTCGTAAAGCTCGTCCGAGCCTTCGCGCAGGAGTTCGGTCTCACCGTCGAGCGCGGCACGCCCGCACCAGAGCGGCGGATTATGAAGCTCACCGGCACCGTGGCGGCGATCCAGAAGGCCTTCGGCGTCTCCCTGATGCACAAGACCCTCGACGGCGCGACTTACCGCGTCCGCGAAGGCGGCATCAAGCTCCCCGATGAGCTGATTGGAAAGGTGGAAGCTGTCCTCGGCCTCGACAATCGCCCGCAAGCCGAGCCTCACTTTCGCGTCTCCGGAGAACAAGGCGCCATCAGCTCGCGCCTTGCACAGGCTGGAGGATTCGCCACGCCGCACGCATCGGCCAGCTCCTCCTTTACCCCTGTTCAGGTCGCGCAGCTCTACAAGTTTCCCCAACCATCTGACGCGACCGGCCAGACCATCGGCATCATCGAGCTTGGCGGAGGCTACCGCACCAAAGATCTCGCCACCTACTTCAAGTCGCTTGGCCGGAAAGCGCCAACCGTCGTCGCAGTCTCCGTCGATGGCGCCAAGAACAGTCCCAGCAGCGCCAACAGTGCCGACGGCGAGGTCATGCTCGACATCGAAGTAGCTGCGTCCGTCGCGACCGGAGCAAAGATCGTCGTCTACTTCGCTCCAAACACCGACCAGGGGTTCATCGACGCCATCGGCCAGGCCGTCCACGACACCACTAACAAACCCAGCGTCATCTCCATCTCGTGGGGATCGGCCGAGGTCAACTGGACCGCGCAGTCCATGCAGGCTCTCGACGCTGCCTGCCAGTCCGCCGCCGCACTCGGCGTCACCATCACGGTGGCCTCTGGCGACAACGGCTCAACCGACGGAGTCGGCAACGGACAAAACAACGTCGACTTCCCAGCCTCCAGCCCTCACGTCCTCGGCTGCGGTGGGACCAGGCTCCAGGGCTCAGGCTCAACGATCAGCTCGGAGGTCGTCTGGAACGAGCTCGCCAGCAATGAAGGCGCAGGCGGAGGAGGAGTCAGCAATGTCTTCCCGCTGCCAAGCTGGCAGTCCGGCTCCAATGTCCCCAAACCAACAAACTCCACTGGCGGCCGCGGTGTTCCTGATGTATGCGGCGACGCCGACCCCGCGACCGGCTACAACATTCGCGTCGACGGCCAGAACATGGTTATTGGCGGAACCAGCGCAGTCGCTCCGTTATGGGCTGGGCTCATCGCCGTCGCTAACAAGGCCACTGGCAAGTCAGCCGGCTTCCTGCAGCCGCTCATCTATTCTGCCAAAGGCAAAGCTGCATTCAACGACATCACCTCTGGCACCAACTACGAAGGCACTCCCGTGGGATTCGCAGCCGGCCCGGGATGGGACGCCTGCACGGGACTCGGGTCGCCCATCGCCAGCAAGCTCATCGGCTTGCTAAACGTCTCTTCTTCTGCACCTTCCACAAAACGAAGAGGAGGACACACGGCGCGGCCACGTAAGAGTCGTCCGCCCGTCAAGCGACGGAAATAA